The segment CGCGACGGGCAACTGAATTCTCGGACGATAGCCCGTACGCGAACGCTGCGCGCAGGAAGGTGTGCACCTTGTCCGCGCTCCCCTGTGCTCCCGTTGCCGCGCGGCGGCCTGCGCTACCCCGGCCCTTCTTCGGCCGCGCAACCCCGTGATGAAAGATCGGGCGTAGCAGGGCGACAATATGCGAAGGCTCCACGTCTCGCGCCGTCATGGCAAGGACGTCGCCGGCGTCACGCTCGAGCTGCGCTTGGATCCGCCGCCATTCCCCCACTTGCCGGACCGTGGCCGCAGCCCGGCGCTCCGTTCCCTCCTCGCGGTGCGCGATGTATTCCGTGAGCAGGTCGGCGAACGATCCACGTTGCGCGTGGACGGCCGCCTGTTGGCGACGACTCCTGCGCTCCTTCGAGGGCGAGCGGCCAGCATTGATGAGCGCCAGCACCCGCGTCGCCTCCTCGCGTGCCTGCTTCAGCGACAGGGCCTGTAGCCCCGTCGGGAACTGATCGACCGGCGGTGGGGTGTGATCCCCGGGGTCGCCGGTGTAGTGCCCCAGGCGGATCCGCTTCACGCCCTCGTCCGGGATGCGTTTGACCAGCACCCAGGTACGCGCGCCTCCGGGTGAAACCCGAAGCGCCAGCCCGCGCACCGCGCCATCTGGGTAATCGACCTGCTTGTCGGTCGGCTTGATAGCGTTGAGGTGTTTCTGTGTGAGAGCGGGATGGGCGGCCACAGCAAGGCAACTCCAGGCAACAAAAGGTCGTGTCAGCCAATGTTACGCAATGTTATCTCGTGTAACTAGGGCATCGCCTAATCCGTTGGTGCAGCTAGCCTGAAGCCTGTTTTGTGTTGTGCAACGTTCCGATACTAAATGGCCACTCAACCGCCTTGTAAGCGGTAGGTCCCCAGTTCGAATCCGGGTGTCGGCACCAGCGAAACCAAAGGCCTGCAGTGATGCGGGCCTTTTTGTTTAACGCACGAAATGCATGCACCCGCTTTCCTATGATCCCCCGGCGCCTCCCATCGAGACCCGCCGGCATCGAGGAAAACGCCTTGGACATCATCAAAGACATACAGGTCTCCCGACGGGGGTTCCTGAAATTCAGCGCCGCGTCCGCCGCCGCTGTCGCCATGCCACCACTCCTCGCGGAGCCCGCCAGCGCTGACGCAGGCGCGGCGCCCGTCATGGCGCCGGTGGCCTTTGAGGTGAACGGCCACGCCCAATCCCTGCAGCTGGATACGCGCACGACCTTGCTTGATGCCTTGCGCGAGCACATGCACCTCACCGGAACAAAAAAAGGCTGCGACCACGGCCAGTGTGGCGCTTGCACCGTCATGGTCGATGGCCGGCGGATCAACAGCTGCCTGACCCTGGCGGTGATGCACCAGGGTGCAAAGATCACGACGATCGAAGGGCTTGGTGCGCCGGGTAATCTCCATGCGATGCAGGCCGCCTTCATCAAGCACGACGGCTACCAGTGCGGCTATTGCACGCCGGGCCAGATCTGCAGCGCGGTGACCGTGCTCGAGGAGATCAGGCAGGGCATCCCGAGCCATGTCACCAGTGACCTCACGGCAAAGACGACGTTTTCCACCGACGAACTCCGCGAGCGCATGAGCGGCAATATCTGTCGCTGCGGTGCCTACTCAAACATCGTCGAGGCCATCACCGACGTGGCGGAGGCCAAGGCATGAAACCTTTTACCTACGAGCGCGCCACCTCGCCCGCGCAGGCCGCGGCAGCCGTCGCGCGTAACCGGCAGGCCAAGTTCATCGCCGGTGGGACCAACCTGCTCGACCTCATGAAATCGGGTATCGAGGAGCCCACGCACCTGGTGGACGTCAACGGCCTCGACCTCGATGAGATCACCGAGACGCCGGAAGGTGGCCTCCGGATAGGCGCCCTGGTGCGCAACACCGACCTTGCGGCCGACGAACGCGTGCGGCGCGACTACGGACTCCTGTCCCGCGCCCTCCTGGCGGGTGCGTCCGGCCAGTTGCGCAACAAGGCGACGACCGCCGGCAACCTGCTCCAGCGCACGCGCTGCCCGTATTTCTACGACACGGCGCAGCCGTGCAACAAGCGCCTGCCCGGGAGCGGTTGCGCGGCGATCGACGGATTCAGCCGCTCGCACGCGGTGATCGGCGCCAGCCAGGCCTGTATCGCGGTACATCCCAGCGACATGGCCGTGGCGATGCGTGCCCTGGATGCCACGGTGGAGACGATGCATGGTGACGGCACCACCCGGCGGATCCCGATCGCGGATTTCTACACGCTGCCCGGTAAAACGCCGCAGGTAGAAAATGCGCTCAAGCCAGGCGAACTCATCGTGGCCGTCACGCTTCCGAAACCGGCCGGCGGGGTTCACATCTATCACAAGGTGCGCGACCGCGCGTCGTACGCCTTCGCCCTCGTCTCGGTGGCGGCCATTGTGCAGAAGGATGGGACGGGCGTTGTCGCGCTGGGCGGCGTGGCGCCCCGGCCCTGGCGCGTCGAGGCGGCCGATACGGCCATGCCGCAGGGCGCGCAGGCCGTGACGACGAAGCTCCTCGCGGGTGCAAAGCCCACGGCCATGAATGCCGCGAAGATTCCCCTGGTCGAGCGCACGCTGGGCTCTGTCCTCCTTCAGGCGAGGGCCAGCGCATGAAATTCGATACGCCTGCCACCGTCAATCCCATTGACCGCCTGAAGTACGTGGGCAAGGCCCACGACCGCATCGATGGGCCGCTGAAGACCACCGGTACGGCTCGCTATGCGTACGAGCGTCACGACGCGGTACCGAACCATGCCTACGGCTACATCGTGCCGGCCACGATTGCCAAGGGGCGCGTGCTTGGCATCGACACGCGTGCGGCGAAGCGATCGCCAGGGGTCATTGCAATCGTCACGGCAAAGGATGCCGGCAAGCTGGGCAAGGGCAAATACAACACGGCCTCACTCCTCGGTGGACCCGAGGTGCAGCACTATCACCAGGCGCTCGCGGTCGTCGTCGCGGAGACCTTTGAACAGGCACGCACCGCCGCGGCGCTTGTCCGCGTGGATTACGCCCGCGAGAACGGCCAGTTCAGCCTTGCTGCCGCGAAGCAGGGCGCGACGAAGCCCTCCGATGACGGTGCGCCTGTGGATACCTCTGTCGGTGACTTTGCAGGTGCCTACGCCAGCGCGCCGGTGAAACTCGATGCCACGTACACCACGCCCGACCAGTCACACGCCATGATGGAGCCGCACGCCTCGATCGCCGCGTGGGATGGCGACAAGGTGACCCTGTGGACATCGAACCAGATGCTCGCGTGGGGCAAGGGGGATGTTGCAAAAACGCTCGGCCTGCCGCCGGATAACGTCCGCCTCGTATCGCCGTACATTGGTGGCGGCTTCGGCGGAAAGCTGTTCGTGCGCAGCGATGCGCTGCTGGCTGCGATCGGCTCGCGTGCGGCGGGG is part of the Luteibacter pinisoli genome and harbors:
- a CDS encoding FAD binding domain-containing protein, translating into MKPFTYERATSPAQAAAAVARNRQAKFIAGGTNLLDLMKSGIEEPTHLVDVNGLDLDEITETPEGGLRIGALVRNTDLAADERVRRDYGLLSRALLAGASGQLRNKATTAGNLLQRTRCPYFYDTAQPCNKRLPGSGCAAIDGFSRSHAVIGASQACIAVHPSDMAVAMRALDATVETMHGDGTTRRIPIADFYTLPGKTPQVENALKPGELIVAVTLPKPAGGVHIYHKVRDRASYAFALVSVAAIVQKDGTGVVALGGVAPRPWRVEAADTAMPQGAQAVTTKLLAGAKPTAMNAAKIPLVERTLGSVLLQARASA
- a CDS encoding tyrosine-type recombinase/integrase, which translates into the protein MAAHPALTQKHLNAIKPTDKQVDYPDGAVRGLALRVSPGGARTWVLVKRIPDEGVKRIRLGHYTGDPGDHTPPPVDQFPTGLQALSLKQAREEATRVLALINAGRSPSKERRSRRQQAAVHAQRGSFADLLTEYIAHREEGTERRAAATVRQVGEWRRIQAQLERDAGDVLAMTARDVEPSHIVALLRPIFHHGVARPKKGRGSAGRRAATGAQGSADKVHTFLRAAFAYGLSSENSVARRAVTVYGLVHNPVDPVPREARSTPGTRALSAAELRQFYLTIDKAPKVGPVLAELLRFTIASGGQRTHQLAREPWTVYDRGAGTVTLTDRKGRGGAPRPHMVPMSKRMAAILAKIEKITGSFRFPWATNGRSHVDIASPAGAVRYWLESDFAVVDGKRVAPFTPRDLRRTCTQLMKVAGIPDDLADRLQSHGVSGITNVHYRNNPELYLPEKRQALQKFETALGRILKT
- the paoA gene encoding aldehyde dehydrogenase iron-sulfur subunit PaoA, giving the protein MIPRRLPSRPAGIEENALDIIKDIQVSRRGFLKFSAASAAAVAMPPLLAEPASADAGAAPVMAPVAFEVNGHAQSLQLDTRTTLLDALREHMHLTGTKKGCDHGQCGACTVMVDGRRINSCLTLAVMHQGAKITTIEGLGAPGNLHAMQAAFIKHDGYQCGYCTPGQICSAVTVLEEIRQGIPSHVTSDLTAKTTFSTDELRERMSGNICRCGAYSNIVEAITDVAEAKA